The Spinacia oleracea cultivar Varoflay chromosome 2, BTI_SOV_V1, whole genome shotgun sequence DNA segment ATATTCCACTTCATACGTAATATGAGAAAGGAATCAAACACTACCAATTGACTGTTGGTTCactggtgattgaggctgaacttggtagggaggacctgtgttcgatcccccgcaacaacaattgggaggggaatggaacctatccactcagaactcgccccgaatccggattagccctaagggtgaaccggatggtacaccaaaaaaaaaaaaaggaatcaaacactaaaaagatttttaaaaaataggGATTCTAAAGAGCCAGTTAAGCATAAAAATAACACACACGGTCCCCAATATATATTTTGTCGTAATTTTTGTCGTATAGATTTGTCTCCTACCCATGGCTTGTGTTGTTTCAAATTTTTTAAccattatttaaattattatatgtatTATGCTTCCGCTacatttttgtttgattaatATTATTGTAAATACTTCTTTTGGGgggaaattttcattttttaaacAACTTCCACcgcaaaatttgtaaatttgtatctttaacgataATTTAATTACAACGGGTTAAAAATTCTGTCGCAAAAATCTTTTAcaacggggctaacaaccaaacaaatacaggaacaaccgtcgcaaatgtatTTTAAGAtggattaacgacgggatttttcattaacgacgTCCCCTTTTATGACGTCATTGATTTTTCCCGTCAATCAATGGTACATTTTTTTGTAGTGTTCCAAGTGGTTATTCAAGTACCCTGTACAAATAAGTTAAGTGCAGAAAAAATCATAGGTATTCGAGTATAATttacaactaaaataaattacttgtATGATAACttcaaataaagaaaataagttGCAACCTTTACTGTTCACTTCAGTTATTTAAGTATGAAATTATATTAACAATTTTAGATATAATTAGGAAAAAATATGGATTATTGAATATAGATGAGGGTAATTTGGTAAGTTTGAATGGGTAAgtttcccaaaataaaaaatgttacaACTAAAAAGATACGAAGTACGGCTCAAAATAAAAACGTTACAATTAAAAGAGAACCAAAGCCGTATAGGCTTATCGGattatgttttatttatatattattatttcttctaaattgattgaattattttagtttctaaatgagaaaaaaaaatataaaaaaaattggacaAACATGAATTAAGGTAAAGAGGAAacgtatgtacgtaccttgagaCTTAAAGAGTAAAGAACGAAAGAGTCAACAGTAGTGACGTTGAGATGAAGAACATTTAATCGAAGACCCTGAAATCCAGCAATTAATTTAACTAATTGCTTTCTTTGTTTCTTTGCTAATATCTTCACGTTTGCATGGCTTTCCACCATTGTCACCTCAATATCACCCACACCCGAGTTCGTGTTGCTGCTACTCACTGAGTTTACGCTTCCAAACCCGGACATGGACCCTGACCCGGACCCGGGTGAGTTCGGGTTTGACCGGGTTGAGTACTGAGGGAAGCTAAAGAAATCAGCAAATGGTGGTGTTGTATCTGAAGAAGAATCTGATTTTTGAGTATTGATGTTTTTGATGTTGCCGCCGCCGCCTTCGGGTGGTGATGTtggttgttggtggtggtggtcgtGGCGGCGGGGGTGTTTGTGTGATCTTTTTTGTGCCTCCATTGATTGTAATAGTTGTTCTAGTTCTTTCACATAGTTTATTGCTCCTCCTACTATTGATGCTTGGTCTCCCTATAATTTTAATACAATTAGTAAAATAAAAACCACAAAATTTGAAATAGTAAAAAAtgtataaaaaacaaaaaaaagtaaaaaagggGATTACATTTTAGttaagggtgatgataaaggtcgcaagttgcgacaacatttagttgtcgcaatcttaagTGTCGGAATTTAATTGGTACACATAGACGCCACGTAGGGTATGCGTCATCagattatttttactatcaatacaatatttttactatgaaaatatgtaaataaggtattcgagataaaaaaggaaacaaattagaatattaagatttccctacttttttttgaaacatgtataataggttaaaaaagttaaatattttagtttccaatttaaatcatgacacataagcattcCATGTCAtaattgtgacacggcttaaaggtcgcatgttgcgacctttatcattttcgtttagTTAAAAGAAAGTTGTCTAATTACATTCATTTACATAATACAACCAATAACATGAACTTGTCTATATAATTAAATTGAAGTGAACTTGGACATTAAAGGTTTCATCATGTCTATGGTTTCATGTCAATGATTGTAATTTTGCGGGGAAAAAAGTAGATCTTACTCGTACAAAAAAATCATGAATACTTTTggattaaataatttattttacatTGTGAGGAATAGAGATGAAAATTAACTTTATGTTTTTTAAGCTAGTCTTTATAATTTTCACCATTTTTACTATGGTAATTAGTGCAACACTACTTTGACCATTAGTAGAAATTTTCTTactaataaaaattataaaaatttgatatttacaacaatttatattgaaaaaaataatttaatgaGATCTCACGAGTTAATATTTTTGCTATGATTAATACTATTGAGTACGTACTGTCAAAAAATTTAAACTTTAAGCATGTGAATATATACATGGGACATTATGGAACAGAAAATCACTTTATTAAGAATAaggtaaatttgtcaaaaattaCGAAATACCTTATAAAattaatttgtcaaaaactacgtTATAATTTAAcaattaaacaagaaaaatcaaTGATATTGATAAGAATTaatcaagaaaaaaaaggaaagaaaatcaGAATAGTAGTGAAAAATAAACATACATACCCTTTGAACATAGGAAGGAGGCATTAAGGACCTAATAACAGCAAGATACTCATTCATCTGTTTCCGCCTATTTCGCTCCACAGCAATGTGAGTCATCCTTTGATGCTCTACTTCCTCCTTGTCTTTACAACTCCGCCGCCGCCTCTTCCGCCGTGTCCCACCTATAACGGCGGTCTCATCCACCGCAGGCGGCGGCGGAGATAAGTATAAATGATCCTCCGGGGAAGAATAACAAGGAGGAACATAttgttgttggtgttggtgttggtgaGGGGGATGACTCCATTGATGAACA contains these protein-coding regions:
- the LOC110800125 gene encoding transcription factor bHLH94, whose protein sequence is MALEAVVFSQDPLITSCSTSSNNNNNYFGMNYDFSNYYSSKLLLDEDSLKQQHLNVGLYDINENLYDFSDSIILENNVHQWSHPPHQHQHQQQYVPPCYSSPEDHLYLSPPPPAVDETAVIGGTRRKRRRRSCKDKEEVEHQRMTHIAVERNRRKQMNEYLAVIRSLMPPSYVQRGDQASIVGGAINYVKELEQLLQSMEAQKRSHKHPRRHDHHHQQPTSPPEGGGGNIKNINTQKSDSSSDTTPPFADFFSFPQYSTRSNPNSPGSGSGSMSGFGSVNSVSSSNTNSGVGDIEVTMVESHANVKILAKKQRKQLVKLIAGFQGLRLNVLHLNVTTVDSFVLYSLSLKVEEGCQLNSVDDIASAANHILGQIQEEAASDHLLQ